The following are encoded together in the Phoenix dactylifera cultivar Barhee BC4 unplaced genomic scaffold, palm_55x_up_171113_PBpolish2nd_filt_p 000769F, whole genome shotgun sequence genome:
- the LOC103713296 gene encoding SKP1-like protein 1A: MEKTSTEAEATVAAQKKVAAPPPEKKVILRSSDDEVFEVGLSAASQSVAIKNMIEDGYADGGIFLFQVTGPVLAKVVEYWKMHAEGGGSSEELKKWDAEYANMEKDLRFQVIEAADYLDTQPLLDCLCQAVADTIENMSVEDCREYMGVENDFTPEEEAEVRAKYSWAFENP, translated from the coding sequence ATGGAGAAAACCTCGACAGAAGCCGAAGCAACCGTGGCAGCTCAGAAAAAGGTGGCAGCACCTCCTCCGGAGAAGAAGGTGATTCTGAGGAGCTCCGACGACGAGGTGTTCGAGGTGGGACTCTCAGCGGCATCTCAGTCGGTGGCGATCAAGAACATGATCGAAGACGGCTATGCCGACGGCGGTATCTTCCTCTTCCAAGTCACCGGCCCAGTGCTCGCGAAGGTGGTGGAGTACTGGAAGATGCACGCCGAGGGCGGTGGCAGCTCCGAGGAGCTCAAGAAGTGGGATGCCGAGTACGCGAACATGGAGAAAGATCTCAGGTTCCAAGTCATCGAGGCTGCAGACTATCTCGACACCCAGCCGCTGCTCGACTGCCTGTGCCAGGCGGTGGCCGACACAATCGAGAATATGTCGGTGGAGGATTGTCGCGAGTACATGGGAGTCGAAAACGATTTCACTCCTGAGGAGGAAGCCGAAGTCCGGGCCAAGTACTCTTGGGCCTTCGAGAATCCTTAG